The following are from one region of the Hymenobacter radiodurans genome:
- the rpoN gene encoding RNA polymerase factor sigma-54, whose protein sequence is MQRLDMKQLLSQKLSPQQIQFIKLLQIPTAELETRIKEELEVNPALEEGDENEEELERDDDDDSDEDFDDPDSEFDNDDNTLDEDFDDRSEEQPEVELPKDDIADAPDNQDLDLSDYLNDDEIAGYKMQGDGPGDAEDDREMPLADTGSTLIDSLFDQLGFANLDDKQLAIGRQLLGSIDGDGYIRRDLSAIANDLAFAQNIEATPAEIERVLHIIQAFDPAGIGARDLRECLLLQLERRPVDDTVEAAERILSECYDEFTKKHYPRIQQRLDLEDDELKDAIALILKLNPKPGGSGPTGLGKVQYIIPDFILSNDNGQFNLTLNSRNAPDLRVAPAYTEMFQAYDKASKKDRKMKEAVTFVKQKLDAARWFIDAIRQRQQTLLRTMDAIVRYQREFFLEGDESKLRPMILKDIAQEISMDISTVSRVANSKSVQTEFGIYPLKYFFSEGIATDSGEDASSREVKHILKEIIEGESKGKPLSDDKLEKMLNARGYNIARRTVAKYREQLNIPVARLRKEL, encoded by the coding sequence ATGCAACGACTTGATATGAAGCAGCTTCTCTCGCAGAAGCTGTCTCCCCAACAGATCCAATTCATTAAGCTGCTGCAAATTCCGACGGCGGAATTAGAGACGCGCATTAAGGAAGAGCTGGAAGTAAACCCCGCTTTGGAAGAAGGCGACGAGAATGAAGAGGAACTGGAACGCGACGACGATGACGATAGCGACGAGGATTTCGACGACCCAGACTCCGAGTTCGACAACGACGACAATACCCTCGATGAAGACTTCGACGACCGCTCGGAGGAGCAGCCCGAAGTAGAGCTACCCAAAGATGACATCGCCGACGCGCCGGACAACCAGGATCTGGACCTGAGCGACTACCTCAACGACGACGAAATTGCTGGTTATAAGATGCAAGGCGATGGTCCCGGCGATGCCGAGGACGACCGCGAAATGCCTCTGGCCGATACCGGTTCTACGCTGATTGACTCGCTTTTTGATCAACTGGGCTTTGCTAACCTAGATGACAAGCAACTCGCCATTGGTCGCCAACTGCTGGGCTCCATCGACGGCGACGGCTATATCCGGCGCGACCTGTCGGCCATTGCCAACGACTTGGCATTTGCCCAAAATATCGAAGCTACCCCGGCCGAGATTGAGCGTGTGCTGCACATTATTCAGGCCTTCGACCCGGCTGGTATCGGGGCACGCGACCTACGTGAGTGCCTGCTTCTGCAACTAGAGCGCCGCCCCGTAGATGATACGGTGGAGGCCGCAGAGCGCATTCTTTCCGAGTGCTACGACGAGTTTACCAAGAAGCATTACCCACGCATTCAGCAACGGCTCGATCTGGAAGACGACGAGCTGAAAGATGCTATTGCCTTGATTTTGAAGCTCAACCCGAAGCCCGGCGGCAGCGGCCCGACGGGTTTGGGTAAGGTGCAGTACATCATCCCCGATTTTATTCTCAGCAACGACAACGGCCAGTTCAACCTAACGCTGAACTCGCGCAATGCCCCCGATTTGCGGGTGGCGCCGGCATATACCGAAATGTTTCAGGCCTATGACAAGGCGTCGAAAAAGGATCGGAAGATGAAGGAGGCCGTAACGTTTGTGAAGCAAAAACTCGACGCGGCCCGGTGGTTTATCGACGCCATCCGACAGCGGCAGCAAACCCTGTTGCGCACCATGGATGCTATTGTGCGCTACCAGCGCGAGTTCTTCCTGGAAGGCGACGAAAGCAAGCTTCGCCCCATGATTCTGAAGGACATAGCCCAGGAAATCAGCATGGACATTTCGACCGTGAGCCGGGTAGCAAATAGCAAGTCGGTGCAAACCGAGTTCGGCATCTATCCGTTGAAGTACTTTTTCTCCGAAGGTATCGCCACCGATTCGGGTGAGGACGCTAGCTCGCGGGAGGTGAAGCATATTCTGAAGGAAATCATTGAGGGGGAAAGCAAAGGCAAGCCGCTTTCTGATGATAAGCTGGAGAAAATGCTCAACGCTCGGGGCTACAACATTGCCCGGCGTACGGTGGCCAAGTACCGCGAGCAGCTCAATATTCCGGTAGCCCGACTTCGAAAAGAGTTGTAG
- a CDS encoding OB-fold nucleic acid binding domain-containing protein, with the protein MSVRRSSVQQLLQSQELEREVVVKGWVRTRRGNKYVQFIALNDGSTIHNIQVVADAEKFPEESLKDVATGACLSVRGQLVASQGKGQAVEIQAIEIEVLGTADPEEYPLQKKGHSLEFLREIAHLRPRTNTFGAVLRVRHALAFAVHQYFNDHGFYYVHTPVITGSDAEGAGQMFRVTTLPPSTRPALPTAPWITRRTSLASKPT; encoded by the coding sequence ATGTCCGTCAGAAGGTCGAGTGTACAGCAGCTGCTGCAAAGCCAGGAGCTGGAGCGCGAGGTAGTAGTAAAAGGTTGGGTGCGCACCCGCCGCGGAAATAAGTATGTGCAGTTTATCGCCCTGAACGACGGCTCCACTATTCATAATATTCAGGTGGTAGCCGATGCGGAGAAGTTTCCGGAGGAATCGTTGAAGGACGTAGCCACCGGCGCTTGCTTGTCGGTGCGCGGCCAGCTCGTAGCATCCCAGGGCAAAGGCCAGGCAGTAGAAATCCAAGCTATTGAGATAGAAGTTCTTGGTACTGCTGATCCGGAAGAATACCCGCTGCAAAAGAAAGGGCACTCTTTAGAGTTTCTACGCGAAATTGCCCACTTGCGGCCCCGCACCAACACCTTCGGCGCAGTACTGCGTGTGCGCCATGCCTTAGCGTTTGCGGTGCATCAGTACTTCAACGACCACGGCTTTTACTACGTGCACACGCCCGTCATCACCGGTTCCGACGCCGAGGGCGCCGGCCAGATGTTTCGGGTCACAACTTTGCCCCCGAGCACCCGCCCCGCACTGCCGACGGCTCCGTGGATTACAAGGAGGACTTCTTTGGCAAGCAAACCAACCTGA
- a CDS encoding RNA polymerase sigma factor → MPPEEQRLLTACLTQDRQAQYELYQRYKTAMFSTALRMLGHNRELAQDALQEAFVEVFQHLINFRQQSTLGAWIKTIVVRRALLILRREQRMEIYDQDRHPEPLVAWHDNLTGEALDKAIGELPAGYRAVFCLIEVEGYAHREVAELLDITEGTSKSQLYHAKRLLQRKLQYLYS, encoded by the coding sequence TTGCCCCCTGAAGAACAGCGCTTACTTACTGCCTGCTTGACTCAGGACCGGCAGGCGCAGTATGAGCTGTACCAACGCTACAAAACGGCCATGTTCTCCACGGCGCTGCGCATGCTAGGGCACAACCGGGAACTAGCGCAGGATGCCTTGCAGGAGGCTTTTGTAGAGGTATTTCAACACTTAATCAATTTTCGGCAGCAGTCGACATTAGGAGCCTGGATTAAAACCATCGTGGTGCGGCGGGCACTACTTATCCTGCGGCGCGAGCAGCGCATGGAGATCTACGACCAAGACCGCCACCCTGAGCCGCTGGTGGCCTGGCACGATAACCTGACCGGCGAGGCCCTGGACAAAGCCATCGGGGAGCTGCCGGCTGGCTACCGGGCCGTGTTCTGCCTGATAGAAGTGGAAGGCTATGCTCATCGCGAAGTAGCCGAGCTGCTCGACATCACGGAAGGGACCAGCAAGTCGCAGCTCTACCACGCCAAGCGCTTGCTCCAACGCAAACTACAGTATCTCTATTCATGA
- a CDS encoding DUF4097 family beta strand repeat-containing protein, whose product MMFPSILPQLWLRCWLLVALLALLLPVAQAQQKVKVVTRTLEQSWGCPPGMPVTIQAEKATVRVQGWNKPTVQVVLRLSARHPEQAVAEQDLPVARYRLQQSGNAIYLVNFFTLPTGAPAVRSDLRAEYTIMMPTGNPIKIVNAYGQTELTDLTGQQELEQSFGKIALRDLRGTIKVTARYTDLTASNLQANFTCEATKSAVQAQGLGGNSTMNNYFGSVRLQLAANLSKLTVVADRTEVVISAPQPELFAYQLAVQQGTLTVPTAYAASKKSSASRATLTASKGASRRVVRVTTSYAPLTLQTEPLSPSSNPSCFIPLPLCSAYTPCASIGTCFG is encoded by the coding sequence ATGATGTTTCCCTCCATTTTGCCCCAACTCTGGCTGCGCTGTTGGCTGCTGGTTGCGCTGCTGGCGCTCCTATTGCCAGTGGCCCAGGCCCAGCAGAAAGTCAAAGTCGTGACGCGTACCCTGGAGCAGAGCTGGGGTTGCCCGCCAGGCATGCCAGTTACCATTCAGGCTGAAAAGGCTACGGTGCGGGTGCAAGGCTGGAATAAGCCTACCGTTCAAGTAGTGTTGCGCCTAAGCGCCCGGCACCCCGAGCAGGCGGTAGCCGAACAAGATCTGCCAGTGGCGCGGTATCGGCTGCAACAAAGCGGCAACGCTATTTACTTGGTCAACTTTTTTACCCTGCCCACGGGTGCCCCCGCCGTGCGCAGCGACTTGCGGGCCGAATACACCATCATGATGCCCACCGGCAACCCCATCAAGATAGTAAACGCCTACGGCCAAACGGAGCTAACTGACCTCACGGGCCAGCAAGAACTGGAGCAAAGCTTCGGCAAGATTGCTCTCCGCGACCTCCGCGGTACCATTAAGGTCACGGCCCGCTACACCGACCTGACGGCCAGTAATCTACAGGCCAACTTCACCTGCGAGGCTACCAAGTCGGCGGTGCAGGCGCAGGGGCTGGGGGGCAATTCTACGATGAATAACTACTTCGGAAGTGTTCGGCTACAACTCGCTGCTAATCTGAGCAAGCTGACGGTGGTGGCCGACCGCACAGAAGTTGTTATCAGCGCGCCACAGCCTGAGCTATTTGCTTATCAGTTGGCCGTGCAGCAAGGCACTCTTACGGTGCCAACGGCTTATGCCGCCAGCAAAAAAAGCTCGGCCAGTCGAGCAACATTAACAGCCTCAAAAGGCGCTTCGCGGCGAGTGGTGCGCGTGACCACATCTTATGCACCTCTGACTTTGCAAACGGAACCACTCTCCCCCAGCTCTAATCCATCTTGCTTTATACCTCTACCGCTATGTTCTGCTTACACTCCTTGCGCATCTATCGGCACCTGCTTTGGATAA
- a CDS encoding DUF4142 domain-containing protein has protein sequence MKRTIMSLFCAGLLMATSACSNEKTATTDTPTNSEEAGGNAGDNYMNAATDGDSATATMPSDTAAGGSAAAAGTAPAGMNANSADPNGPTAPHKDDPEFMKSAAHSDQNEIQLSRLVLEKGVTGMAKDHANMMITDHTKSTADLKALAQKKNVTLPTDMDAEHKAIADQMRKLSGKELEQRFLQQMVTDHQKTLNTMQAHANMTKDTELQGFITKTTPVIQKHLDTSKQHASMKM, from the coding sequence ATGAAACGTACAATCATGAGCCTGTTTTGCGCAGGTCTGCTAATGGCTACCAGTGCCTGCAGCAATGAAAAAACCGCCACGACCGATACTCCTACCAATTCAGAAGAAGCTGGCGGCAACGCCGGCGACAACTACATGAATGCTGCTACCGATGGCGACAGCGCCACGGCTACTATGCCTTCTGACACCGCTGCCGGAGGTTCGGCTGCTGCCGCTGGCACCGCGCCCGCCGGAATGAATGCAAACAGCGCAGATCCTAACGGCCCCACGGCTCCGCACAAAGACGACCCGGAGTTTATGAAATCGGCCGCACACAGCGACCAGAATGAGATTCAATTGAGCCGCTTGGTGCTGGAGAAAGGCGTCACCGGCATGGCAAAAGACCACGCCAACATGATGATTACGGATCATACCAAGTCGACAGCTGACTTGAAAGCGCTGGCCCAGAAGAAGAACGTGACGCTGCCCACCGATATGGATGCTGAGCACAAAGCCATTGCTGATCAGATGCGCAAGTTATCAGGCAAAGAGTTGGAGCAGCGCTTCCTGCAGCAAATGGTGACCGACCACCAGAAGACGCTAAATACGATGCAAGCGCACGCTAATATGACCAAAGACACTGAACTACAAGGCTTTATTACCAAAACAACCCCTGTTATTCAGAAGCACTTGGATACATCTAAGCAGCATGCGAGCATGAAGATGTAA